Proteins co-encoded in one Oncorhynchus masou masou isolate Uvic2021 chromosome 22, UVic_Omas_1.1, whole genome shotgun sequence genomic window:
- the LOC135509058 gene encoding zinc finger C3H1 domain-containing protein-like isoform X2: MDSKSINLSPREEGELEDGEICDDDTEEKVFAQQQGKKRPSSMNNSNFSRNTRKSKQPARTLLPVVGSQPTDFRLLIPYNRGPHSHSSGFTANHRQQGGPSGPDRPPLGPRCDQSPRSSFWERSHTALDRLRHRGKLDDGRGDWGRGGWGDGCGGGREAGRPPTGRYGPGENHSNKKESPSRNKQKVMMGRNQLRNQQMMHNNNVAKVENGLDESFEDLLTKYKQIQLELECIRKEENLVLKPKDLPAQNESEVSASIPQTEPLLDANSIPNEATAEDLPGPEKTEEKRVFQAFNLKPLRQKLLTPAEIDALKTKTEKKDSEKDSDMEKGPVEPAAIPAATPKGDEEKDGVEKEADKKEGEKDAKICCVCCGRESDYLKKGEKDTKVCCVCCRKSPEDSTKSPVKPEVKGSNEDEDMSELQLRLLALQSASRKWQQKEQQVMKESKDKITKAKPSQEKSSSTSSAKPPERGRVTTRSASAASEKAKALANKPQEKTKVGAKPPAEKGKAPVKGYPGRKTVSPGSAAKQAFRKQQLRTWKLQQERDQEEQRRQEEEERRRREEEIRKIRDLSNQDEQYNRFMKLVGGSKPPRNRSKSKDRDHTRKSSGKQGLDTSGNLYQYDNYDEVAMDTDSETNSPASSPVHDPFEVPGCFSHMPMPFPMDSPTQCRMDLGQPRFLSVIPSAPPPPLPPMPPPPDELEPPPKPPFADEEEEEEMLLRETCLMSMANKKVPLPEDMTLDSSPLSPSILVSLVQPVPRSNPSVVSLNTAPQPWSNKFSRGHHLPRLPLMLPRHKAVVVQLNGSDDSDSDMEACSSSTQTQSVFGGLEFMIKEARRNAEAAKPKPTSGPEKENKPGRTPEALSEEKKTEYQLLKEEIAREKQKILKDHSPQGVPSPAGSDPDVDFAAKAAVELQLTEAETRLTKHGNLLLKDEAILRQLLQQEQKKEEALKAAEAKVAKVKEQLLASEKIVSANKTLLNRLQEQVHRVQHRVSVKKNHSLKLEEVLVQAQAAAGRKPSGQKRRTDISHSSPVKRLCVEVSVAPRGSERHFADLLAQKQRLQQLESEYALKIQKLKEAQALHNRGAAPEPPPPQATSTPLPRARHPSIPPTSPFPLPQPSLHDLTQDKLTLVSSEDPTETEESDMEPAATARPSAQSVRRRSFRETGSFTKPKLDSGGTGLVKDSPAKPVRVKASGPGELFLGLEVEALQRRDQQQARLGELLLGELRALGGTVEKPPSGKVISEDVDTMAAQSGHAELKPVPFGPYRSPLLVFKSYRFSPYFRTKEKLSLSSVSYSNVVAPKKCFCRFDLTGTCNDDDCQWQHMRNCTFGGNQLFQDILSYNLALIGCSESSTSDVINVATEKYIKQLFGANNDRMGMDQKAVLLVSKVNESKRHVPPFTTCKDLRRWRPQPAYQATPNTGDDSWDESRDTGPVKYDGCSKRSLSATLDVCVTPDDKRYFISETDDISNLETSVLESPRNAQLWIKLAFKYLSQKEVSAAECLDASLNTLSRALEDNRDNPEIWCYYLSLFSRRGKRDEVQEMCEMAVEHAPDYQVWWSYLTTESLFEGKDYVCGRLLQYLLDCVGTSGLSERLSFQLLESLLYRVQLSVFTGRLQNALAILQNALKSVTERCIADYLTISDRCLVWLSFIHLTEFDRLPASLYDPANSNPSRVVSIEAFALPWRTPLDVRTEPDTLIAVFEDALRRCTDQTLPPSERTLACLPLHTNLITTYSLLGRYDAGLELCESLLALCPHSCALLDALSGLYVGKGDGEQGVGVWLRALSQCPHNAEVFYHTCKFLMAQEKSSCIAPLFRGFVLSFCDEERSDQQPVDVLRYILGIPTVDILRGPVIKKQLKEQLSHQMPYLNLVHCLWQWVHGNVGEAMDAFERALGAVMPLDVLHKLWMDYLLFTSSKLAGSPSNSRELRVLSDRVQRCLVTVPSRLVVPFSSAQYWSCFRFHNKVVSHYLSCLPHTQHPHVLERLRYTMPTNAELALRLLHQEWQDGNIEHLKFQARMLSSSVPNCLANWKIVIAVERELKERSEVRLLYQQALRNLPLCATLWKDRLLFEAAEGGKTDKLRKLVDKCQEVGVSLSEPLNLCSSKTEGEEH; this comes from the exons ATGGATTCAAAGTCAATCAATCTGTCTCCGAGAGAAGAAGGGGAGCTCGAAGACGGAGAGATCTGTGATGATGACACCGAGGAAAAGGTGTTTGCGCAGCAGCAGGGTAAAAAGAGGCCTAGTAGCATGAATAACAGCAACTTCTCACGGAATACACGAAAATCGAAACAACCGGCACGAACTTTACTACCTGTCGTGGGTAGCCAGCCTACAGATTTTCGACTTTTAATTCCATACAACCGCGGACCTCATTCGCACAGTTCCGGCTTTACCGCAAACCACAGACAGCAAGGCGGACCAAGTGGACCCGACCGGCCGCCACTGGGACCACGCTGTGACCAGAGCCCGCGTTCCAGTTTCTGGGAACGAAGTCACACAGCCTTGGATCGATTGAGGCACCGGGGGAAACTAGATGACGGTCGCGGGGATTGGGGACGAGGAGGCTGGGGAGACgggtgtgggggagggagagaggctggtaGGCCTCCAACTGGTCGTTATGGGCCCGGGGAGAATCACAGTAACAAGAAAGAATCTCCCTCGAGAAACAAAC AGAAGGTAATGATGGGGAGGAATCAGTTAAGAAACCAACAGATGATGCACAACAACAATGTTGCCAAAGTCGAGAATGGGCTTGACGAGAGTTTTGAGGATCTGCTCACCAAGTACAAGCAGATTCAGCTGGAGCTGGAATGTATTAGAAAAGAAGAGAACCTGGTTCTGAAGCCCAAAGACCTGCCAGCTCAGAACGAGTCTGAGGTCTCTGCAAGTATTCCCCAAACCGAGCCATTACTCGACGCTAACAGTATTCCCAATGAAGCCACTGCAGAGGACCTGCCAGGCCCAGAGAAGACGGAGGAGAAAAGGGTTTTTCAGGCGTTCAATCTCAAACCTCTACGTCAGAAACTCCTCACTCCTGCAGAAATTGACGCGCTCAAAACAAAAACGGAAAAGAAAGACTCAGAGAAGGACAGTGACATGGAAAAAGGTCCAGTTGAACCAGCTGCTATCCCGGCTGCTACTCCCAAAG GAGACGAGGAAAAAGATGGTGTGGAGAAAGAGGCAGACaaaaaagagggggagaaggatgcAAAAATATGTTGTGTTTGCTGTGGCAGGGAATCAGATTACCTGAAGAAAGGTGAGAAGGATACAAAAGTCTGCTGTGTGTGCTGCAGAAAATCACCAGAGGACTCCACTAAATCCCCTGTCAAG CCTGAAGTGAAGGGGAGTAATGAAGATGAGGACATGTCTGAGCTGCAGCTGCGTCTCCTGGCCCTGCAGTCAGCCAGCAGGAAGTGGCAGCAGAAAGAACAGCAAGTGATGAAGGAGAGCAAAGATAAGATCACCAAGGCCAAGCCCTCCCAGGAGAAGAGCTCCTCCACCTCCAGTGCCAAACCACCAGAGAGGGGTAGAGTCACCACCAGGTCTGCCTCTGCTGCCTCGGAGAAGGCCAAAGCTCTGGCTAACAAGCCCCAGGAGAAGACTAAGGTTGGGGCAAAGCCTCCAGCAGAGAAGGGCAAAGCTCCGGTTAAGGGGTATCCAGGGAGGAAGACAGTCAGCCCAG GCTCAGCAGCCAAGCAGGCGTTCCGAAAACAGCAGCTAAGGACGTGGAAGCTCCAACAGGAGAGAGATCAGGAGGAGCAGcgtagacaggaggaggaggagcgccgccggagggaggaagagatccGCAAGATCCGGGACCTTTCCAATCAGGACGAGCAGTACAACCGCTTCATGAAGCTGGTGGGCGGGTCCAAGCCGCCGCGCAACCGGAGCAAG TCCAAGGATCGAGACCACACCAGGAAGTCTTCTGGTAAACAGGGATTGGACACCTCAGGGAACCTCTACCAGTACGACAACTATGACGAGGTTGCCATGGATACTGATAGTGAGACCAATTCCCCAG CGTCTTCTCCAGTACATGATCCATTTGAGGTCCCAGGATGCTTCAGTCACATGCCCATGCCTTTCCCTATGGATTCCCCCACTCAATGCAGAATG GATTTGGGACAGCCGCGTTTCCTGTCCGTCATTCCGTCTGCGCCCCCTCCACCCTTACCCCCAATGCCCCCACCCCCAGATGAGCTGGAGCCTCCCCCAAAGCCGCCTTTTGCTgacgaggaagaggaagaggagatgtTGCTCAGAGAGACCTGCCTCATGTCCATGGCCAACAAGAAGGTTCCACTACCTGAG GATATGACCCTTGACagcagccccctctctccctccatcctggtCAGTCTGGTCCAACCAGTGCCCAGGAGCAACCCTAGTGTGGTCAGCCTCAACACGGCACCCCAGCCATGGAGCAACAAGTTCAGCCGAGGGCACCACCTTCCCAGGCTACCACTGATG CTCCCACGGCACAAGGCGGTGGTGGTACAACTGAACGGTTCAGACGACAGTGACTCAGACATGGAGGCCTGCAGCAGCTCTACACAGACACAGTCTGTCTTTGGAGGCCTGGAGTTCATGATCAAGGAGGCACGTAGGAACGCAGAg GCAGCGAAACCCAAACCAACTTCAGGACCTGAGAAGGAGAACAAGCCAGGCAGAACCCCGGAGGCGCTATCtgaagagaagaagacagagtATCAGCTGCTCAAAGAAGAAATAGCCAG GGAGAAGCAGAAGATTCTGAAGGACCACAGTCCCCAAGGTGTGCCCTCTCCTGCAGGCTCTGATCCTGATGTGGACTTTGCTGCAAAGGCAGCGGTCGAGCTGCAGCTGACCGAAGCAGAGACTAGGCTGACCAAACACGG gAACCTGCTCCTGAAGGATGAGGCCATCCTGAGGCAGCTCTTACAACAGGAGCAGAAGAAGGAGGAGGCATTGAAGGCAGCTGAGGCCAAAGTGGCCAAGGTCAAAGAACAGCTCCTGGCCTCTGAGAAGATAGTCAGTGCCAACAAGACTCTCCTCAACAGACTCCAGGAACAG GTTCATCGTGTTCAGCACCGCGTGTCAGTGAAGAAGAACCACAGCCTGAAGTTGGAGGAGGTGCTGGTCCAAGCCCAGGCCGCCGCAGGCAGAAAGCCAAGTGGTCAGAAACGACGCACGGACATCAGCCACTCCTCG CCTGTGAAACGTCTGTGTGTGGAAGTCTCCGTCGCTCCCCGCGGCTCAGAAAGGCACTTCGCCGACCTCCTTGCCCAGAAGCAGCGTCTGCAGCAGCTGGAGTCAGAATACGCCCTCAAGATCCAGAAACTAAAGGAGGCCCAGGCTCTCCACAACAGAGGGGCGGCCCCTgaaccccctccaccccaggccacctccacccctctccccaggGCTCGCCACCCCAGCATTCCCCCCACCAGCCCCTTCCCCCTGCCCCAGCCCTCCCTGCATGACCTCACCCAGGATAAACTCACCCTGGTCAGCAGCGAAGACCCTACCGAGACAGAGGAGAGCGACATGGAACCTGCCGCCACAGCCAGGCCTTCAGCCCAGAGTGTTCGTAGACGCTCCTTCAGAGAGACCGGCTCCTTCACCAAGCCTAAGCTGGACTCTGGTGGGACTGGGCTGGTCAAGGATAGTCCAGCCAAGCCAGTCAGGGTTAAGGCCTCGGGGCCCGGGGAGCTGTTCCTGGGGCTAGAGGTGGAGGCCCTGCAGAGGAGGGACCAGCAGCAGGCCAGGCTGGGAGagctgctgctgggggaactaCGGGCGCTAGGAGGCACTGTGGAGAAACCCCCTTCTGGGAAG GTGATATCGGAGGATGTGGACACCATGGCTGCCCAATCAGGCCATGCCGAGCTGAAGCCTGTCCCGTTTGGACCATATCGCAGCCCTCTCCTGGTCTTCAAGTCTTATCG GTTCAGTCCATACTTTCGGACCAAGGAGAAGTTATCTCTCAGTTCTGTGTCTTACAGCAATGTTGTAGCGCCCAAAAAGTGTTTCTGTCGCTTTGACCTCACGGGCACATGCAATGACGATGACTGCCAGTG GCAGCACATGAGAAACTGCACTTTTGGTGGAAACCAGCTGTTCCAGGATATCCTGTCGTACAACCTGGCCCTGATTGGCTGCTCTGAGAGCAGTACTAGTGATGTCATCAATGTTGCCACAG AGAAGTATATAAAACAGCTGTTTGGGGCTAACAACGATCGCATGGGGATGGACCAGAAGGCTGTTCTACTCGTCAGCAAAGTGAACGAAAGCAAAAGACATG TCCCTCCCTTCACCACGTGTAAGGATCTCAGGAGGTGGAGGCCTCAGCCCGCTTACCAGGCTACCCCAAACACAGGGGACGACAGCTGGGACGAGAGTAGAGACACTGGTCCAGTCAAATACG ACGGTTGTTCCAAGAGAAGTCTGTCTGCTACCCTGGATGTGTGTGTGACCCCTGACGACAAGCGCTACTTCATTAGTGAAACTGACGACATATCTAACCTGGAGACCAGTGTCCTAGAGAGCCCACGCAACGCACAGCTCTGGATCAAACTGGCCTTCAAATACCTCAGCCAGAAAGAAGT GTCAGCGGCTGAGTGCCTGGATGCTTCGTTGAACACTCTGTCTCGGGCCCTGGAAGATAACCGGGACAACCCAGAGATCTGGTGCTATTACCTGTCTCTGTTCTCCCGTCGAGGGAAGAGGGATGAGGTGCAGGAGATGTGTGAGATGGCTGTGGAGCACGCCCCCGACTACCAAGTCTGGTGGAGT TACCTAACCACGGAGAGCTTGTTTGAGGGGAAGGACTATgtgtgtggtcgtctgctgcagtaCCTGCTGGACTGTGTGGGGACGAGTGGTCTCTCTGAGAGGCTGTCCTTCCAGCTATTGGAGTCTCTACTCTACAGGGTCCAACTCAGTGTGTTCACAGGCCGGCTACAGAATGCCCTGGCCATCCTACAG AATGCCTTGAAGTCAGTCACTGAGCGGTGCATTGCTGATTACCTGACCATAAGTGACCGTTGCCTGGTCTGGCTGTCCTTCATCCACCTGACTGAGTTTGACCGCCTGCCGGCCAGTCTGTACGACCCGGCTAACTCCAACCCCTCCAGGGTGGTCAGCATCGAGGCCTTCGCCCTCCCCTGGAGAACACCGCTCGACGTCCGCACAGAGCCTGACACACTAATCGCTGTGTTCGAAG ATGCACTGCGACGGTGCACAGACCAGACTCTGCCTCCCAGTGAGAGAACCCTGGCCTGTCTGCCTCTACACACTAACCTCATCACTACCTATAGCCTGCTGGGAAG GTATGATGCAGGCCTGGAGCTGTGTGAGTCCCTGTTGGCGCTGTGCCCGCATTCATGTGCCCTGTTGGATGCCCTGTCAGGCCTGTACGTGGGGAAGGGGGATGGTGAGCAGGGTGTTGGGGTGTGGCTACGGGCGCTGTCCCAGTGTCCACACAACGCAGAGGTCTTCTACCACACCTGCAAGTTCCTCATGGCTCAG GAGAAGTCCAGTTGCATCGCTCCTCTGTTCCGGGGGTTCGTCCTGTCTTTCTGTGACGAGGAGAGAAGTGACCAGCAACCTGTGGATGTGCTACG GTACATCCTTGGTATTCCAACAGTGGACATCCTAAGAGGCCCAGTTATCAAAAAGCAACTTAAAGAGCAGCTTAGCCACCAGATGCCTTACCTAAACCTCGTCCATTG TCTGTGGCAGTGGGTGCACGGTAACGTTGGAGAGGCGATGGATGCGTTTGAGCGAGCCCTCGGAGCCGTAATGCCGCTAGATGTTCTTCACAAGCTGTGGATGGA ttatctccTCTTTACCAGCAGTAAGCTAGCTGGGAGCCCCTCCAACAGCAGAGAGCTCCGGGTGTTATCAGACCGGGTTCAGCGTTGCCTAGTAACTGTCCCGTCTAGGCTTGTGGTTCCGTTCAGCTCGGCCCAGTACTGGAGCTGCTTCAGATTTCACAACAAG GTTGTCTCCCACTACCTGAGCTGCCTGCCTCATACCCAGCACCCCCACGTCCTGGAGAGACTACGATACACCATGCCCACCAATGCTGAACTTGCCCTGAG GTTGCTGCATCAAGAATGGCAGGATGGAAACATAGAACATCTGAAATTCCAAGCCAGAATGTTGAGCAGTAGCGTTCCAAACTGTCTGGCCAACTGGAAAAT AGTGATCGCTGTGGAGAGGGAACTAAAGGAGCGCTCCGAG GTCCGGCTTCTTTATCAGCAAGCCCTGCGAAACCTTCCactgtgtgccaccctatggaaAGAT CGCCTGCTGTTTGAAGCTGCGGAGGGAGGTAAAACTGATAAACTGAGGAAACTTGTTGACAAGTGTCAAGAGGTGGGAGTGAGTCTAAGTGAGCCCCTAAATTTATGCTCGAGCAAAACGGAGGGAGAGGAGCACTGA